One genomic segment of Culturomica massiliensis includes these proteins:
- a CDS encoding toll/interleukin-1 receptor domain-containing protein, with protein MNETPHYYAFISYSHEDKNLVAAFHDRLENYEIPFYFRKKRKKIPATLTPIFRDETDLNIGIMTEEIGKALKNSDSLIIFCSKASQHSSWVEKEIELFKKFHHKGECCIVVIVVSENGEKFSGTEYYPSNLSKDIYYVDSCCIDQEWERIICKLVGVDYTKISRRKRKDKHLKNNWIVFILCMFGVLGGGGYAYWGKEHYRYYEDWVDCWGVPKGINELSPRERKNRNACYRFAIGKGKIREIAYVNSYGKIMDPDDTEYRDRVAVLLLFYLDKGKIKVQYRNAAGILLKLCTISGDAFDRYDFWTPMGDVDGMSAFQTDIDRNLYSFFQQNYRAQIGRYFVYRNKNGYIQKLFFRQNNGNEPVTDADGIAGFEYERNSLGQVTVVRYLGVDNCYQSDRTGIAKRQYSYDPVSGQMERAEYFGLDGKPVLNKRGWSVCVAEINKYGNIEEERYLDNNGQLCIGEEGCAFCRIDYDERGNKVKIAFYGTDGELCIGKDGFAIQKMEYDKRGNMVCVSLFDASDRPCYNHENIAVISREYNDKNYLTGEYYYGLQEEPVFCKYGYASTKFWYDDQNRLVGRTYYDTFLQLCYCLEGYAERKWEYDIQGRIDREKYFGTDAALCYNREGVAEIRWKYKDSGTVSELAFFDVNGNPCYHKSGMACIQWDSDLQGHIVKVSFYGTDSLPCLSDEGVAGFTQSVDSHGLVTDRRVFGTDGYPCYTSSGIACIHWDYNTSGFATKEVYRDMLDNRCFNKEGIGGWEAQYDEQNNLIEKKFLDTLDRLCFSELHIAILSYEYDRQKRMSQVRFLDTERKPCYSTQGLAGYTCQYDAAGNVIRKACLGVTGELLMNYMGYAGYICRYNEYHLPVAESYFDAQEKPCKGEYGCEMRTFSYDERRRLIEIDYRNAAGNLCLNQEGYAFERNRCDELGRVTETWFFNTDSLLCVTKKDSVAGIEYKFDKKNRLIEVWNKGVNGSLCMSKQHFAKVGLKSDRFGTFIECTYYDTLGNLCLNAENIAIMRRECNERGYLVKEYYLGTDSLFCMNVQGVAGIDCLPDRCGRTIEKTFFDTAGYKTTRIGGVVKCLYTFGVGDRIQTGFDIRINGDTTVTVPVAFIRMHTSSVVADTFFILRTDTWKFGDYYAYFDVKKTKTYKIQLLDKQGNSITAQITPNKKGGNTRCGTLNISIRKYRELLRKVI; from the coding sequence ATGAATGAGACTCCTCATTATTATGCATTTATCAGTTATTCTCATGAAGATAAAAATTTAGTGGCAGCATTCCATGATCGTTTAGAAAATTACGAAATTCCTTTTTATTTCCGAAAAAAAAGAAAAAAGATACCCGCTACGTTAACCCCTATTTTTAGAGATGAAACGGATTTAAATATAGGAATTATGACGGAGGAAATTGGGAAAGCACTGAAAAATTCGGATAGTCTGATTATTTTTTGTTCGAAGGCATCTCAGCATTCCTCTTGGGTAGAAAAAGAGATTGAACTTTTTAAAAAGTTTCATCATAAAGGAGAGTGTTGTATTGTTGTTATCGTCGTATCGGAAAACGGGGAAAAATTTTCTGGTACAGAATATTATCCGAGTAATTTATCTAAAGATATATATTATGTCGATAGCTGTTGTATCGATCAGGAATGGGAACGGATTATCTGTAAATTAGTCGGAGTAGATTATACGAAGATATCCAGACGTAAACGGAAAGATAAGCATTTAAAAAATAATTGGATTGTCTTTATTTTATGTATGTTTGGAGTATTGGGTGGTGGCGGATATGCTTATTGGGGAAAGGAACATTACCGTTATTATGAAGATTGGGTCGATTGTTGGGGAGTTCCGAAAGGTATAAATGAGCTTTCTCCCCGGGAGAGAAAAAACCGGAATGCTTGTTATCGTTTTGCGATCGGGAAGGGAAAAATAAGGGAAATTGCTTATGTAAATTCTTATGGAAAGATCATGGATCCCGACGATACGGAATACCGGGATCGGGTAGCCGTTTTGCTTTTATTTTATCTGGATAAGGGAAAAATAAAAGTACAGTATCGGAATGCAGCTGGTATTTTGTTGAAGCTTTGTACGATAAGCGGAGATGCTTTCGACCGTTATGATTTTTGGACACCGATGGGCGATGTAGATGGGATGTCTGCCTTTCAAACAGATATTGACCGGAACTTATATTCGTTTTTTCAACAAAATTACAGGGCACAAATCGGACGTTATTTCGTGTATCGGAATAAAAATGGGTATATACAAAAGTTATTTTTTCGACAAAATAACGGGAATGAGCCTGTTACAGATGCAGACGGGATTGCAGGTTTTGAGTATGAGCGTAATAGTTTGGGACAGGTTACAGTGGTGCGTTATTTGGGAGTAGACAATTGTTATCAGAGTGATCGGACCGGAATTGCCAAACGTCAATATAGTTATGATCCGGTATCGGGACAAATGGAGAGGGCAGAATATTTCGGATTGGACGGTAAACCGGTGTTGAACAAAAGAGGATGGTCTGTTTGTGTCGCTGAAATAAATAAGTATGGGAATATAGAAGAGGAACGCTATTTGGACAATAATGGGCAACTCTGTATCGGCGAGGAGGGATGTGCATTCTGTCGGATTGATTATGATGAAAGGGGAAACAAGGTAAAGATTGCTTTTTATGGTACAGATGGTGAATTGTGTATAGGAAAAGATGGTTTTGCTATACAAAAAATGGAATATGACAAAAGAGGAAACATGGTCTGTGTGTCTCTGTTCGATGCTTCTGATCGGCCTTGTTATAATCATGAAAATATAGCTGTAATTTCTCGGGAGTACAATGATAAGAATTATTTGACCGGGGAATATTACTATGGTTTACAGGAGGAACCGGTTTTTTGTAAATATGGATATGCCTCTACCAAATTTTGGTATGACGATCAAAACAGGTTGGTCGGGAGAACTTATTACGACACATTTTTACAGTTGTGTTATTGTTTGGAAGGATATGCCGAGAGGAAATGGGAATATGATATACAAGGAAGAATAGACCGTGAAAAATATTTCGGAACGGACGCAGCTTTATGTTATAATCGGGAAGGTGTGGCAGAAATAAGATGGAAGTATAAAGATTCGGGAACTGTCAGTGAGTTGGCTTTCTTTGATGTAAATGGGAATCCTTGTTATCATAAATCCGGTATGGCATGTATACAATGGGATTCTGATCTGCAAGGACATATTGTCAAAGTTTCGTTTTATGGAACGGATTCACTTCCTTGTTTGAGCGATGAAGGTGTAGCTGGTTTTACTCAAAGTGTCGACAGTCATGGTCTTGTTACAGATCGTCGGGTATTCGGTACAGACGGATATCCTTGTTATACTTCTTCTGGAATTGCCTGTATTCATTGGGATTATAATACATCCGGTTTTGCTACGAAGGAAGTCTACCGGGATATGTTGGATAACAGGTGTTTTAACAAAGAAGGGATAGGGGGATGGGAGGCCCAGTACGATGAACAGAATAATTTGATTGAAAAGAAGTTTTTGGATACATTGGATCGTCTGTGTTTTAGTGAACTACATATCGCTATTTTGTCGTATGAATACGACAGACAGAAGCGGATGAGTCAAGTTCGTTTTTTGGATACGGAACGAAAGCCCTGTTATAGTACACAGGGACTTGCCGGATATACCTGCCAATATGATGCTGCCGGGAATGTGATTCGAAAGGCTTGTCTGGGTGTGACGGGTGAACTTTTGATGAATTATATGGGATATGCCGGATATATTTGTCGTTATAATGAGTATCATCTGCCGGTCGCCGAATCTTATTTCGATGCACAAGAGAAACCTTGTAAAGGAGAATATGGATGCGAAATGCGGACTTTTAGCTATGATGAAAGGAGAAGGCTTATAGAGATTGATTATAGAAATGCTGCTGGAAATCTTTGTTTGAATCAGGAAGGATATGCTTTTGAAAGAAATCGTTGTGATGAACTGGGACGTGTGACTGAAACATGGTTTTTTAATACGGACAGTTTGTTGTGTGTGACAAAAAAAGATTCTGTGGCAGGTATAGAGTATAAATTCGATAAGAAAAATAGATTGATCGAAGTATGGAATAAAGGGGTAAACGGTTCCTTATGCATGTCTAAACAACATTTTGCAAAAGTAGGGCTGAAATCGGATAGATTCGGTACATTTATCGAATGTACTTATTATGATACCTTGGGGAATTTGTGTTTGAATGCCGAAAATATAGCTATAATGCGTAGGGAGTGTAATGAACGGGGGTATTTGGTGAAGGAATATTATTTGGGTACCGATTCGTTGTTTTGTATGAATGTGCAGGGTGTAGCCGGGATAGATTGTTTACCGGATCGTTGCGGTCGAACCATTGAGAAAACTTTTTTCGATACAGCCGGATACAAGACTACCCGTATCGGAGGAGTAGTTAAATGTTTGTATACTTTTGGGGTTGGTGATCGGATACAAACCGGTTTTGATATACGGATAAACGGAGATACTACGGTTACTGTCCCGGTTGCTTTTATCCGGATGCATACGTCTTCTGTGGTTGCTGATACTTTTTTTATCTTGAGGACGGATACTTGGAAGTTTGGGGACTATTATGCTTATTTTGATGTTAAAAAGACGAAGACGTATAAAATTCAACTTTTGGATAAGCAGGGAAATTCAATCACTGCTCAAATTACTCCTAATAAAAAAGGGGGAAATACCCGTTGTGGCACATTGAATATTTCTATTCGTAAGTACCGGGAATTATTGCGCAAAGTTATCTGA
- a CDS encoding BPL-N domain-containing protein — MKNIYILSLIWLTLCLQCASPTDKKSTDKKTVPAITVGVFDGHGGAQTCIWETLAALRLDPGIQARTITSAEIAEGILDSLDAIVIPGGSGSRQYLNLGSENQKRIRNFIADGHGAVGICAGAYLFSNTPGYACMALNGAQAIDIEHDNRGHGLSKFTLNEEGKKIFPELSSRDTCYVIYYEGPVFIPSAPDSIRYTLLATMQSDVHEEGNAPAGMTNGKPFFIANQYGKGRVFSSIAHPEATPGMMWMIPRMIRWTLGKPLISYKENTVQPALPQRELLMTTSGLQQESECFQTFLHGTDKAKIDALDWLENHHSWDTKRWVQGLLYDNAPEVRIRAAAYIADTHYLHFLPDIQAALHNEKDPQTRAELQKQVDKLKALLP; from the coding sequence ATGAAAAACATTTACATCCTTAGCTTGATCTGGCTGACATTATGTTTACAATGTGCTTCCCCGACAGATAAAAAAAGTACCGACAAAAAAACGGTTCCGGCAATTACAGTCGGTGTATTCGACGGACATGGAGGTGCACAAACCTGTATCTGGGAAACCCTAGCAGCCTTACGGCTCGATCCCGGCATACAGGCCCGGACAATTACATCCGCCGAAATCGCGGAAGGAATACTTGATTCTCTCGACGCTATCGTTATTCCGGGAGGCAGTGGCAGCCGTCAATACCTGAACCTGGGTAGTGAAAACCAGAAACGCATCAGAAACTTTATTGCCGACGGACACGGCGCTGTCGGTATATGCGCCGGAGCTTATCTTTTCTCGAATACTCCCGGATATGCCTGTATGGCCTTGAACGGAGCACAGGCCATTGACATTGAACATGACAACCGCGGACACGGTCTGTCTAAATTCACCCTGAACGAAGAAGGGAAAAAAATATTCCCGGAATTATCTTCCCGCGACACTTGTTATGTCATTTATTATGAAGGTCCCGTTTTTATACCGAGTGCCCCGGACAGCATTCGGTATACGCTTCTGGCCACCATGCAAAGTGATGTTCATGAAGAAGGGAATGCTCCGGCCGGTATGACCAACGGCAAACCTTTCTTCATTGCCAACCAATACGGCAAAGGGCGTGTATTCAGCTCCATTGCTCATCCGGAAGCCACTCCCGGTATGATGTGGATGATTCCCCGCATGATCCGTTGGACTCTCGGTAAACCCCTTATTTCCTATAAAGAAAACACGGTGCAACCCGCACTGCCCCAACGCGAACTGTTGATGACAACATCCGGTCTTCAACAGGAATCCGAATGTTTTCAGACATTTTTACACGGTACAGACAAAGCCAAAATCGATGCTCTCGACTGGCTGGAAAACCACCATTCCTGGGATACCAAACGCTGGGTACAGGGTCTGCTCTATGATAACGCACCGGAAGTACGTATCCGTGCTGCCGCTTACATCGCCGACACCCATTATCTGCACTTTTTACCCGATATTCAGGCTGCCCTACACAATGAAAAAGACCCGCAAACCCGGGCCGAATTACAAAAACAAGTGGATAAACTGAAAGCTTTATTACCTTAA
- a CDS encoding transposase: MYTPSKTVRKACRELENKLLPKLQEYEDKLAILGERNSYSKTDTDATFMKMKEDHMGNGQLKAAYNVEISTENQIITHFGIYQRPGDTALLIPYLEAFKERYGLENLNTHVVVADAGYGSEQNYEYLEQEKITGYVKYNYFHMEQKKKFTSNLFLPQNLFYNPQGDFMVCLMGQHMNFSSQKKRISDLGYESEVSVYQAANYQGCPLRNKCYKAQGNRTIELNHKLLEYKRKARELLMSKEGMEHRSKRPVEVEAVFGQLKKNKKFNRFMLREIKKVEVEFALLAMAHNMMKLLKNRTVDCFLYFFTK; encoded by the coding sequence TTGTATACTCCTTCCAAAACTGTCAGGAAGGCTTGCAGGGAACTGGAAAACAAACTGTTACCCAAACTGCAGGAGTATGAAGACAAACTCGCAATCCTCGGAGAACGCAACAGTTATTCCAAAACCGATACCGATGCTACTTTTATGAAGATGAAGGAGGATCATATGGGAAACGGACAGCTCAAAGCGGCTTACAATGTAGAGATCTCCACTGAAAATCAGATCATCACCCACTTCGGTATTTATCAGCGTCCGGGAGATACCGCCCTGCTGATTCCCTACCTGGAAGCATTTAAAGAACGCTACGGACTGGAAAATCTCAACACTCACGTAGTGGTTGCCGATGCCGGATATGGCAGTGAACAAAATTATGAATATCTGGAACAGGAAAAAATTACGGGATATGTGAAATACAATTACTTTCATATGGAACAGAAGAAGAAGTTCACTAGTAATCTCTTTCTTCCACAAAATTTATTTTATAATCCTCAGGGGGACTTTATGGTTTGTCTGATGGGGCAGCACATGAATTTTAGCAGTCAGAAAAAGAGGATATCTGACTTGGGGTATGAATCAGAAGTGTCTGTATATCAGGCAGCGAACTATCAGGGATGTCCGCTCAGAAATAAATGTTATAAAGCACAGGGAAACAGAACGATAGAGTTAAATCATAAGTTGTTGGAATATAAAAGAAAAGCACGGGAGTTACTCATGAGTAAAGAAGGGATGGAACACAGAAGTAAACGGCCGGTGGAAGTGGAAGCGGTCTTCGGACAGTTGAAGAAGAATAAGAAGTTTAACAGGTTTATGCTCAGAGAAATAAAGAAGGTGGAAGTGGAGTTCGCATTACTCGCTATGGCTCATAATATGATGAAATTATTGAAAAACAGGACAGTGGACTGTTTTTTGTATTTTTTTACAAAATAA
- a CDS encoding 3-oxoacyl-ACP synthase III family protein produces the protein MARWSIKNVALRGVSLCVPDRVVKTEDFDFFTSEEAETFNNTVGIKSRYLATEDVCASDLCQVAGEKLLNELGWAKESIDVLLFESVTGDYKTPPTSTLLQDRMELPETCFAMDIPMGCCGCMYAITVGANLLSSGNVKRALLLVGDTAVRMGSLKDKSRVPLFGDGGTALALEYDTEADDILVDFRTMGKGGPALMTPHGGFRHPVTPESLIYEDFGNGIVRAPIHTLINGMDVFSFAISRPPKAVLSFMEDYGIDKDKDIDYFLIHQANKMIVDRVVKKLKLDITKVPYNLEEYGNLGGASLPSLMVSRLREQLMREPKTLLMSSFGLGLTWGTMRLKTKPMIIPEVIKL, from the coding sequence ATGGCAAGATGGAGTATCAAAAATGTTGCTTTACGCGGAGTTTCGCTTTGCGTACCTGATCGTGTTGTAAAAACCGAAGATTTTGATTTTTTTACGTCTGAAGAAGCGGAAACATTTAATAATACAGTAGGTATAAAAAGCCGTTATTTAGCAACAGAAGATGTTTGTGCATCAGATCTTTGTCAGGTTGCCGGAGAGAAGCTTTTAAATGAATTAGGATGGGCGAAGGAAAGTATTGACGTGTTACTTTTTGAGTCTGTAACCGGCGACTATAAGACTCCTCCGACATCGACACTTTTGCAAGATCGGATGGAATTGCCTGAAACTTGTTTTGCTATGGATATTCCCATGGGATGTTGCGGTTGTATGTATGCTATTACCGTGGGAGCTAATTTACTCTCCTCGGGTAATGTAAAGCGGGCTCTTCTTTTAGTGGGGGATACAGCCGTGAGAATGGGATCACTTAAAGATAAAAGCAGAGTGCCTCTGTTCGGTGATGGTGGTACGGCTCTCGCCTTGGAATATGATACGGAGGCGGATGATATACTTGTAGATTTCCGGACAATGGGAAAAGGAGGCCCGGCATTGATGACGCCTCACGGGGGATTTCGTCATCCGGTAACTCCCGAATCGCTTATCTATGAAGATTTCGGTAATGGGATTGTAAGAGCTCCTATACATACTTTGATTAACGGGATGGATGTATTTTCTTTTGCGATTTCCCGTCCTCCGAAAGCGGTACTTTCTTTTATGGAAGATTATGGTATTGATAAAGATAAAGATATAGATTATTTTCTGATTCATCAGGCAAATAAAATGATTGTTGACAGGGTCGTAAAGAAGCTCAAATTAGATATAACTAAAGTTCCTTATAATTTGGAGGAATACGGTAATTTGGGGGGAGCTTCTTTGCCTTCATTAATGGTTAGTCGATTAAGAGAACAATTGATGAGAGAACCTAAAACGTTACTGATGTCTTCTTTCGGTCTTGGACTTACTTGGGGAACGATGCGGTTGAAAACCAAGCCGATGATTATTCCAGAAGTGATTAAATTGTAG
- a CDS encoding DUF6338 family protein, with protein sequence MVVTDILWMVILFLIPGMVSFTVYRYVAGYAIDRLYKFILYSTIWAILAYGIVEVIGYFMYGIPIGNNSDVWIVFGYKFTEIPLRTMFYALAAGSVAAFFIGRLMRRIRLNYAGLLHVKLWDHYVNFLCKKNRKVEIYDYKNNYKYIGYIKSFSYFSPQREIVLRRAKIYSMQKNDGRPLSENKEIYIQLEEGRFSIVTVGSKTSESKDDGKKE encoded by the coding sequence ATGGTAGTAACGGATATATTATGGATGGTGATTCTTTTCCTGATCCCCGGAATGGTTTCATTTACAGTGTACAGATATGTGGCGGGATATGCCATAGATAGGCTGTATAAATTTATTTTATATAGCACAATATGGGCTATTTTAGCCTATGGGATTGTAGAAGTAATCGGCTATTTTATGTATGGCATTCCTATAGGTAATAATTCTGACGTTTGGATTGTATTTGGTTATAAGTTTACCGAAATTCCTCTTCGTACAATGTTTTATGCATTGGCGGCGGGGAGTGTCGCAGCTTTTTTTATCGGTCGTTTGATGCGTAGGATCCGCTTGAATTATGCTGGTTTATTGCATGTAAAGTTATGGGATCATTATGTGAATTTTTTGTGTAAGAAGAATCGGAAAGTTGAGATTTATGATTATAAGAATAATTATAAATACATTGGATATATAAAAAGTTTTTCCTATTTCAGTCCGCAGAGAGAGATCGTGTTGCGGAGAGCTAAAATTTATTCTATGCAGAAGAATGACGGAAGACCGTTGAGCGAAAATAAAGAAATTTATATACAGTTGGAAGAGGGTCGTTTTAGTATTGTCACAGTTGGTAGTAAAACCAGCGAATCTAAGGATGACGGGAAAAAAGAGTAA
- a CDS encoding transposase — MPRHSRQRSETDVYHIMLRGVNRMDIFNEDSDRIMFLHYLKECVKKKHYEIWGFCLMNNHVHLLVKSDEPGIYMHKLELKYAMWFNDKYERCGHLFQNRYRSEVIETEGYLCRCLRYILQNPVKAGICQSIPEYAWSSYKVYFSLQDSFVSAGFIRLFFAGRSDFEAYMEEIAEEKGILEDRVGDRELRQLWLDKLSGHIVTTLSKNEQRDLVREMLKIPGIGIRQLSRITGIDKGIISRLRK; from the coding sequence ATGCCTCGTCATTCTCGTCAGCGGTCTGAAACCGATGTATACCACATCATGCTTCGCGGTGTCAATCGGATGGATATTTTCAATGAAGATAGCGATCGGATTATGTTTCTGCATTACCTGAAAGAATGCGTGAAAAAGAAGCACTATGAAATTTGGGGATTTTGTCTGATGAACAATCACGTTCATTTATTGGTGAAAAGTGATGAGCCGGGAATTTATATGCACAAATTAGAGCTAAAATATGCAATGTGGTTCAATGATAAGTACGAACGTTGTGGACACTTATTCCAAAATCGCTATCGAAGTGAAGTTATTGAAACGGAAGGGTATTTATGTCGTTGTCTCAGATATATTCTGCAAAATCCGGTGAAAGCGGGGATATGTCAGTCTATTCCGGAATATGCATGGAGTAGTTATAAAGTTTATTTTAGTTTACAGGATTCTTTTGTAAGTGCTGGTTTTATAAGATTGTTTTTTGCCGGAAGGTCAGATTTTGAAGCTTATATGGAAGAAATAGCGGAAGAAAAGGGCATTTTGGAAGACCGGGTAGGAGATCGGGAACTTCGTCAGTTATGGCTGGATAAATTATCCGGGCATATAGTAACAACCTTATCTAAAAATGAACAGAGAGATTTGGTGAGAGAGATGCTGAAAATCCCCGGAATCGGAATCCGCCAGCTGTCGCGAATTACCGGAATAGATAAAGGAATCATCAGTCGTTTGAGAAAATGA
- a CDS encoding sugar transferase translates to MYKNGLKRFFDFGVALSGLLFLSPVLLIVMGILIYANKGAGVFFLQARPGKKRKIFKVIKFKTMTDKRDDHGNLLPDVERLTKVGKFVRAVSLDELPQLINILKGDMSLIGPRPLLAKYLPLYTSEQARRHEVRPGITGWAQVNGRNDITWQKKFEMDVWYVDHLSFKLDMQILLMTVKTVLLRRGVAKEGCATTEPFNGEN, encoded by the coding sequence ATGTATAAAAATGGTTTAAAACGTTTCTTTGATTTTGGGGTTGCTTTATCGGGGCTTCTTTTTTTATCACCGGTATTACTTATTGTTATGGGGATCTTAATATATGCCAATAAGGGAGCCGGAGTATTTTTTTTACAGGCTCGTCCTGGAAAAAAAAGAAAAATATTTAAGGTGATTAAATTCAAAACAATGACGGATAAACGAGATGATCATGGAAATTTATTACCGGATGTGGAGCGTTTAACAAAAGTAGGCAAATTTGTCCGTGCCGTTTCTTTGGATGAATTACCTCAATTAATTAATATTTTAAAAGGGGATATGAGTTTAATTGGCCCACGTCCGCTTTTAGCCAAATACTTGCCTCTTTATACCTCCGAACAGGCACGTCGGCATGAGGTCCGTCCTGGAATCACGGGATGGGCACAGGTTAACGGAAGAAATGACATCACCTGGCAAAAGAAGTTTGAAATGGATGTTTGGTATGTGGATCACCTTTCATTTAAATTGGATATGCAGATTCTTCTGATGACAGTGAAAACAGTTTTATTGCGTAGAGGTGTAGCTAAGGAAGGGTGTGCTACCACCGAACCGTTTAATGGGGAAAATTGA
- a CDS encoding DegT/DnrJ/EryC1/StrS family aminotransferase, with the protein MKSRIWLSLAHMGGREQEFIREAFDTNWVVPLGPNVDAFEKALAAYLREDKHVVALSAGTAALHLGLILLGAGVGDEVICQSFTFSASANPIMYQGAKPVFVDSEASTWNMDPVLLEEAIKDRLRKTGKLPKAIIPVHLYGMPARLDRICEIAGRYGIPVLEDAAEALGSEFKGRKCGTFGELAALSFNGNKMITTSGGGALVCRSEEEAGQVKFYATQARDAAPHYQHSHIGYNYRMSNICAGIGRGQMFVLEEHVARRRAIHALYTSLLKDIPGISVLQNPSSDFDSNFWLTCITVDPLVAGCTRENIRLALDADNIESRPLWKPMHLQPVFAEAPFYGNGTSEHLFDIGLCLPSGPTLTDEDIRRVVEVVNSQVDRLH; encoded by the coding sequence ATGAAATCAAGAATTTGGCTCTCTTTGGCCCATATGGGGGGAAGGGAGCAGGAGTTTATACGGGAAGCGTTCGATACGAATTGGGTGGTTCCGCTGGGACCGAATGTGGATGCTTTTGAAAAAGCGTTGGCAGCGTATTTACGGGAAGATAAGCACGTTGTGGCGTTGAGTGCGGGGACGGCTGCCTTGCATTTGGGATTGATCTTGTTGGGAGCCGGAGTCGGAGATGAGGTGATTTGCCAGAGTTTTACCTTTTCCGCTTCTGCCAATCCGATTATGTATCAGGGGGCTAAACCTGTATTTGTGGATAGCGAGGCTTCGACCTGGAATATGGATCCGGTGTTGTTGGAAGAAGCAATAAAAGACCGGTTGCGCAAAACCGGCAAATTACCCAAAGCGATTATACCGGTACATTTATACGGAATGCCAGCCCGGTTGGACCGGATTTGTGAGATTGCCGGGCGATACGGAATACCGGTGTTAGAAGATGCTGCAGAAGCTTTGGGATCGGAGTTTAAGGGACGGAAATGCGGTACTTTCGGTGAATTGGCTGCCTTGTCGTTCAATGGAAATAAAATGATAACTACTTCCGGTGGGGGAGCCTTGGTTTGTCGTTCGGAAGAGGAAGCCGGGCAAGTGAAATTTTATGCGACTCAGGCACGGGATGCGGCTCCGCATTACCAGCATTCACATATCGGTTATAATTACCGGATGAGTAATATTTGTGCGGGAATCGGCCGGGGCCAGATGTTTGTATTGGAAGAACATGTGGCTCGCAGAAGGGCAATCCATGCTTTATATACTTCTTTGCTGAAAGATATTCCCGGAATCAGTGTATTGCAGAATCCTTCCTCGGATTTCGATTCGAATTTCTGGCTGACTTGCATTACCGTCGACCCGCTTGTGGCGGGATGTACCCGGGAAAATATCCGTCTGGCGCTGGATGCGGATAATATCGAGAGCCGACCCTTGTGGAAACCGATGCATTTGCAACCCGTATTTGCCGAAGCTCCGTTTTATGGGAACGGCACTTCTGAGCATCTGTTCGATATAGGTCTTTGCCTGCCTTCCGGACCGACGCTGACGGATGAAGACATCAGGCGGGTGGTGGAAGTCGTAAATAGTCAGGTAGATCGACTTCATTAA
- a CDS encoding acyltransferase — protein MFHGHCCSIETDTYIGKNCVIGINAIIMSEVIISDQCIIGGGVVVTPKVSSHCIVVGNPTKMIKREFR, from the coding sequence ATGTTTCATGGCCACTGTTGCAGTATTGAAACAGATACATACATTGGTAAAAATTGTGTAATTGGAATCAATGCTATTATAATGTCGGAAGTGATTATTAGTGATCAGTGTATTATCGGAGGCGGAGTTGTCGTAACTCCAAAAGTTTCTTCTCATTGCATTGTTGTCGGAAATCCTACTAAAATGATTAAGAGGGAATTCAGGTGA